Proteins encoded by one window of Halictus rubicundus isolate RS-2024b chromosome 18, iyHalRubi1_principal, whole genome shotgun sequence:
- the LOC143363047 gene encoding zinc finger protein-like 1 homolog produces the protein MGLCKCPKRRVTNLFCFEHRVNVCEHCMVTKHPKCIVQSYILWLYDHDYNPVCTLCSVNLNEGDCVRLTCYHMFHWACLDKYARELPQTTAPAGYKCPACKDCIFPDSKLVSPVADVLREKLAGVNWARAGLGLPLLSEDREQKPEEERPPLRVESTLYQNHTTTSSSPTVATSRVSSSVNSVHTNINNVHLNNQKIGPPYSIVNIDSSMGLSTPTSRKVREAYDDPKEISFDHDENKYKRKSAMEWFLRWWKFIVSPPSRRRNSPGPLYKKYAVLAVMGILAFIGILILFSWLGRMATDGDPTLDLLANPHIMVDD, from the exons ATGGGTCTGTGCAAGTGTCCGAAACGGAGGGTcacaaatttattttgttttgaaCACCGTGTTAACGTTTGCGAACATTGTATGGTAACGAAACATCCAAAG TGTATTGTACAGTCGTATATCTTATGGCTTTACGACCATGATTACAATCCAGTTTGTACCCTATGTTCGGTAAACTTAAACGAAGGTGATTGTGTTCGGTTAACTTGTTACCACATGTTCCATTGGGCATGTTTGGACAAATATGCCAGAGAACTGCCACAGACAACAGCACCCGCAGGATATAAGTGTCCAGCATGCAAGGATTGCATTTTTCCCGATTCAAAATTAGTATCCCCCGTGGCCGATGTCTTGAGGGAAAAATTAGCAGGAGTGAATTGGGCAAGAGCTGGTCTTGGTCTACCTTTG CTCAGCGAAGACAGAGAGCAGAAACCAGAGGAAGAGCGTCCACCTCTAAGAGTTGAATCAACATTGTACCAAAATCATACCACAACTTCATCGTCTCCTACGGTTGCTACGTCACGTGTTTCTAGTAGTGTTAACTCGGTACACACTAATATCAATAATGTGCATTTAAACAATCAGAAAATCGGTCCACCCTATTCTATTGTAAATATCGACTCGTCCATGGGATTGTCTACTCCAACATCACGAAAAGTTCGCGAGGCTTATGACGATCCAAAAGAGATATCATTCGACCACGATGAGAACAAATACAAAAGGAAGTCGGCCATGGAATGGTTCTTACGGTGGTGGAAATTTATAGTTAGTCCACCATCGAGACGTAGAAATTCACCGGGACCGTTGTATAAAAAATACGCAGTACTAGCTGTCATGGGTATATTAGCATTTAttggaattttaattttgttttcctGGTTGGGAAGAATGGCCACAGATGGAGACCCAACTCTTGACCTGCTAGCGAATCCTCATATCATGGTCGACGACTAG